From Candidatus Pedobacter colombiensis, one genomic window encodes:
- a CDS encoding homoserine kinase — MRKSVKVFAPATVANVVCGFDVLGFAVNEPGDEVIMRLTDKPGVSLLKITGDEGRLPLNPDKNTVSAIAKQYLEHIGRPDVGIEIELHKKMPIGSGLGSSSASTVAGLFAINTLFDHQLTNRELVPFAMKGEELACGYGHADNVAPALLGGFVLIRSYSPLDIISLPFPQDLHAAIVYPEVDVPTKDARQMIRSKVYLKDAVTQWGNVAGLVSGLFMNDYDLIGRSMTDVLVEPTRSILIPDFDRLRELAMESGAIGFGISGSGPSVFALTKDAETANRITQKLQYHLKNIAINSLAFVSEVNKKGPVILD; from the coding sequence ATGAGAAAATCAGTAAAAGTTTTTGCTCCAGCCACGGTGGCGAATGTAGTATGTGGCTTTGATGTCCTTGGTTTCGCGGTAAATGAGCCGGGTGATGAAGTGATCATGCGTTTAACAGATAAACCAGGTGTGTCTCTTTTAAAAATTACCGGCGACGAAGGCCGTTTGCCTTTAAATCCGGATAAGAATACAGTTAGTGCCATTGCAAAACAATATCTCGAACACATTGGCAGGCCCGATGTAGGTATCGAAATAGAGCTGCATAAAAAAATGCCGATAGGTAGTGGGTTGGGGTCCAGTTCGGCCAGTACAGTTGCCGGCCTTTTTGCGATCAATACTTTGTTTGATCATCAGTTGACGAATAGAGAGCTTGTTCCCTTTGCGATGAAAGGGGAGGAGTTGGCTTGTGGGTACGGACATGCAGATAATGTAGCTCCGGCTTTATTGGGCGGTTTTGTGCTGATCAGAAGCTACAGTCCACTGGATATCATTAGTCTTCCTTTTCCGCAGGATTTACATGCAGCAATTGTATATCCTGAAGTAGATGTGCCTACCAAAGATGCACGTCAGATGATCCGTTCTAAAGTATATTTAAAAGATGCAGTAACGCAGTGGGGTAATGTTGCCGGATTGGTAAGTGGATTGTTTATGAATGATTACGACCTGATTGGGCGTAGCATGACCGATGTATTGGTAGAGCCAACACGCTCCATTCTGATCCCTGATTTCGATAGACTGAGGGAGCTCGCTATGGAAAGTGGGGCCATCGGCTTTGGTATCTCCGGCTCAGGACCGTCTGTATTTGCACTTACCAAAGATGCAGAAACAGCGAATCGGATTACCCAGAAGTTACAGTATCATTTAAAAAATATTGCCATTAACAGCCTTGCCTTTGTTTCGGAAGTAAACAAAAAAGGACCGGTAATATTGGATTAA
- the thrA gene encoding bifunctional aspartate kinase/homoserine dehydrogenase I has protein sequence MNILKFGGTSVGSAQSISALMEILKKEKGDENPIVVLSAMGGITNTLLQMAENARAGEDYAEQLKKVEAKHFEVIRALLPAGAQNPVLTKLKIYFNELEDILQSVYTLRELSMQTKDLILSYGERCSNVMVSHIARQHFANSLYVDGAELIKTDSNFGQAKVNTQLTETLIRDFYESNKDKLLFVTGFISSTEDGRITTLGRGGSDYTAAIWGAALNAQEVQIWTDVDGMLTADPRIVKKAFSLPELSYIEAMELSYFGAKVIYPPTMTPAFLKKIPIVIKNTFNVDFPGTYIKHGVQASSLPIKGISSIDEISILNLSGSGMVGKAGFSGRLFSLLSREQVNVVLITQSSSEHSITFAVKPTDALKALALINKEFELELQARKLEYPEVENGLSVLAIVGENMKRTPGISGKLFSALGRNGVNIRAIAQGSSEYNISVIISRADLSKAVNAVHDAFYADLKKTLNIFCLGTGNIGKTLFNQLQNQMPFLAKNNDLQVKVMGVSNTRKMYLNADGIDLTTWETVLEEQGEKADLSEFIKQMKDLNLANCVFVDNTASHNPIQFYLDVLQSSISVVTCNKIGNSAEYDQYVAFKEAARKHGVEFYYETNVGAGLPIIRTLKDLMLSGDRIARIEAILSGTISYIFNNFKGDRLFHEVVKEAQDLGYTEPDPRDDLNGKDFMRKMLILARDAGYALEEKDVSIESMLPEACLTANSVADFYNEMEKNAAHFENLKGEAAKSNKVLRYIGKLEEGKVSITLQMVDDAHPFYMLSGSDNIISFTTDRYKERPLVVKGPGAGAEVTAAGVFADIINVGKR, from the coding sequence ATGAATATTTTAAAATTTGGAGGTACATCTGTCGGGTCAGCTCAAAGCATAAGTGCACTGATGGAAATACTCAAGAAGGAAAAGGGAGATGAAAATCCTATCGTTGTTCTTTCTGCAATGGGGGGCATAACCAACACCCTACTGCAGATGGCAGAAAATGCCAGAGCCGGTGAGGATTATGCAGAGCAACTTAAAAAGGTAGAAGCTAAGCATTTTGAAGTGATTCGTGCATTGCTGCCGGCAGGGGCACAAAACCCTGTGTTGACCAAGCTAAAGATCTATTTTAACGAATTGGAAGACATTCTGCAGTCCGTATATACCCTGCGTGAACTGAGTATGCAAACCAAGGATCTGATCCTTAGTTATGGCGAACGCTGTTCAAATGTAATGGTTAGTCATATTGCCCGTCAGCATTTTGCCAATTCACTTTATGTGGACGGTGCCGAGCTTATAAAGACTGACAGCAATTTCGGACAAGCGAAGGTGAATACTCAACTTACCGAAACACTGATCAGGGATTTCTATGAATCCAATAAGGATAAATTACTTTTTGTTACCGGCTTCATTTCCAGTACTGAGGATGGGCGCATCACTACGCTGGGGCGCGGTGGTAGCGACTATACAGCTGCCATCTGGGGTGCTGCTTTAAATGCACAGGAAGTTCAAATCTGGACAGATGTAGATGGAATGCTTACTGCCGATCCGAGGATTGTTAAAAAAGCCTTTTCATTACCAGAGTTGAGTTATATCGAAGCAATGGAGCTTTCTTATTTTGGTGCAAAGGTGATTTATCCGCCAACTATGACTCCGGCATTTTTAAAGAAAATTCCAATTGTAATTAAAAATACGTTCAATGTAGACTTTCCCGGTACTTACATCAAACATGGTGTCCAAGCCTCAAGTTTGCCGATAAAGGGAATCTCTTCTATTGATGAAATCAGTATTTTAAATCTTTCAGGAAGTGGTATGGTGGGCAAAGCCGGATTTAGTGGAAGGTTATTTTCCCTTTTATCCAGAGAACAGGTAAACGTGGTACTCATCACACAATCGTCATCAGAGCATAGCATCACTTTTGCCGTTAAACCTACCGATGCGTTAAAAGCATTGGCTTTGATCAATAAAGAGTTTGAACTGGAGCTTCAGGCCCGCAAACTGGAATACCCTGAGGTAGAAAATGGCCTTTCAGTTTTGGCTATCGTGGGCGAAAATATGAAACGTACACCAGGAATTTCAGGAAAGTTATTTAGTGCCCTTGGCAGAAATGGTGTAAACATAAGAGCCATTGCGCAAGGCTCCTCAGAATACAATATCTCGGTCATCATATCAAGAGCAGATCTTTCTAAAGCCGTAAATGCTGTACATGATGCCTTCTATGCCGACCTGAAAAAAACATTGAATATATTTTGTCTGGGTACCGGTAACATCGGAAAAACCTTGTTCAATCAATTGCAGAACCAGATGCCTTTCCTGGCGAAGAACAACGATCTTCAGGTAAAAGTGATGGGAGTTAGCAATACACGCAAAATGTATTTAAATGCTGATGGTATAGATTTAACGACCTGGGAAACGGTATTGGAAGAGCAAGGAGAAAAGGCAGATTTAAGTGAATTCATTAAACAGATGAAAGACCTAAACCTGGCAAACTGCGTGTTTGTAGACAATACGGCCAGTCATAATCCTATTCAGTTTTATCTGGACGTATTGCAATCCAGCATTTCAGTGGTTACCTGTAACAAGATAGGAAACTCAGCCGAGTATGATCAGTATGTAGCCTTTAAAGAAGCTGCCAGAAAGCATGGAGTAGAGTTCTATTATGAAACTAATGTAGGCGCAGGTTTGCCGATTATCCGGACGCTAAAAGATTTAATGCTTAGTGGGGATAGGATTGCGCGTATCGAAGCGATCTTATCAGGTACAATATCTTATATCTTTAATAATTTTAAAGGCGACAGGTTATTTCATGAAGTAGTAAAGGAGGCGCAGGACTTAGGTTATACAGAACCTGATCCGAGGGACGACTTGAATGGTAAAGATTTTATGCGTAAAATGTTAATCCTTGCCCGTGATGCAGGATATGCATTGGAAGAAAAGGATGTTTCTATAGAAAGCATGCTTCCCGAAGCTTGTCTGACTGCCAATAGTGTAGCTGATTTCTATAATGAGATGGAAAAGAATGCCGCTCATTTTGAAAATTTAAAGGGGGAAGCAGCAAAGAGCAATAAAGTATTAAGATATATAGGTAAACTGGAAGAAGGCAAGGTGTCTATTACTTTACAAATGGTTGATGATGCCCATCCTTTTTATATGCTTTCGGGCAGTGATAACATCATTTCATTCACTACTGATCGATATAAAGAACGTCCACTGGTAGTTAAAGGTCCCGGCGCTGGTGCCGAAGTAACAGCGGCAGGTGTATTTGCAGACATTATAAACGTGGGTAAAAGATAA
- the rsgA gene encoding ribosome small subunit-dependent GTPase A, translated as MQGLVIKSTGSWYQVHAENGLDYDCRIKGKFRIQGIQTTNPIAVGDRVEFELEPNSDNGVINKLYDRRNYIIRKSINLSKQAQIIAANLDQAFLVVTLASPRTSLGFIDRFLATAEAYDIPAILIFNKLDLFNEEGLAVLEEYKGIYEKIGYPCYTVSALEGTNIPLIESLLKDKTTLFSGHSGVGKSSLINALLPGHSIKTGEISESSDKGQHTTTFAEMHALPFGGYLIDTPGIRELGIFDIKPEELGHYFREMRALMNQCRFNNCRHVNEPGCAVIKAVENGEIELSRYESYLSIYHGNETRA; from the coding sequence ATGCAAGGATTAGTAATAAAATCGACAGGAAGCTGGTACCAGGTACATGCAGAAAATGGGCTTGATTACGACTGCCGGATAAAAGGCAAGTTCAGGATACAGGGTATCCAAACCACCAATCCAATTGCTGTAGGTGATCGTGTGGAATTTGAATTGGAACCCAATTCAGACAATGGCGTAATTAACAAGCTATACGACCGGCGAAATTATATCATCCGTAAATCCATCAACTTATCTAAACAAGCTCAAATCATTGCAGCAAACCTTGATCAGGCTTTTTTGGTGGTTACCCTGGCTTCACCACGTACCTCCTTAGGTTTTATAGACCGCTTTTTAGCCACAGCAGAAGCTTATGATATTCCTGCAATACTGATTTTTAATAAGCTCGACCTTTTTAATGAAGAGGGGCTTGCTGTATTGGAAGAATATAAGGGCATTTACGAAAAAATTGGCTATCCCTGCTACACGGTTTCGGCGCTCGAAGGCACCAATATTCCATTGATTGAGAGCTTACTAAAAGATAAAACTACCCTATTTTCCGGTCATTCGGGTGTAGGAAAATCAAGTTTAATCAATGCATTATTGCCTGGCCACAGCATCAAAACCGGTGAAATATCTGAATCAAGTGATAAAGGTCAACACACCACTACTTTTGCTGAAATGCATGCTTTACCATTCGGTGGCTATCTGATAGATACCCCTGGCATACGTGAACTGGGCATATTTGATATTAAACCAGAAGAATTGGGACACTATTTCAGAGAAATGAGGGCCTTGATGAACCAATGCCGTTTTAACAACTGCCGCCATGTAAATGAACCGGGTTGTGCGGTGATTAAGGCAGTAGAAAATGGCGAAATAGAATTGAGCAGATACGAAAGCTACCTGAGCATTTACCATGGTAACGAAACGAGAGCCTAA
- the dtd gene encoding D-aminoacyl-tRNA deacylase: MRAVIQRVTSASCVVDGNTSGTIEVGFLVLLGIEDADTREDMEWLAGKIANMRVFGDEEGLMNRALADVDGNILLISQFTLFATTKKGNRPGFTRAARPEKAIPLYEAMVKQLSSLLNKEIQTGIFGADMKISLVNDGPVTIVIDTKNKE; encoded by the coding sequence ATGAGAGCGGTTATACAAAGGGTTACTTCAGCGAGCTGTGTTGTAGATGGGAATACTAGCGGCACTATTGAAGTCGGCTTTTTAGTTTTGTTAGGTATTGAAGATGCAGATACGAGGGAGGACATGGAATGGCTTGCCGGAAAAATAGCTAACATGAGGGTTTTTGGTGATGAGGAGGGCTTAATGAATAGAGCCTTAGCTGACGTTGATGGGAACATTCTCCTGATTAGCCAATTCACACTGTTTGCCACTACTAAAAAGGGCAACAGGCCTGGTTTTACCCGAGCCGCCCGACCGGAAAAGGCAATTCCTCTTTATGAGGCAATGGTTAAGCAGCTGTCTTCACTATTAAACAAAGAAATACAAACCGGAATTTTTGGTGCGGATATGAAAATTAGCCTGGTAAATGATGGACCAGTAACGATTGTTATTGACACAAAAAACAAAGAATAA
- a CDS encoding nucleotide pyrophosphohydrolase encodes MTIAEAQETVDQWIKTTGIRYFNELTNTAILMEEVGEVARIMSRKYGEQSFKKSDEAVDLGDEMADVLFVLICLANQTGIDLTAAMEKNLIKKSIRDADRHKNNNKLKS; translated from the coding sequence ATGACTATAGCAGAAGCACAGGAAACAGTAGATCAGTGGATCAAAACAACCGGCATCCGTTATTTTAATGAACTGACCAATACAGCCATTTTGATGGAAGAGGTTGGTGAAGTGGCACGGATCATGTCGCGCAAATATGGCGAGCAATCTTTCAAAAAAAGCGATGAAGCCGTAGACCTGGGGGATGAAATGGCTGATGTATTGTTTGTTTTGATCTGCCTCGCCAATCAGACCGGAATTGACCTGACGGCTGCAATGGAAAAGAATCTGATTAAAAAGAGTATCAGAGATGCCGACAGACATAAAAACAACAACAAGCTGAAATCATAA
- a CDS encoding MFS transporter, with product MNINTFSAFKSHNYRLYFSGQSVSLIGTWMQKTAVSWVIYSETHSKFMLGLTLFASLFPSFIFSFLGGVVADRYNRYKVLLITQIASMIQAVLMTVLIFFRHYSVWEIIALSALLGLINAFDVPARQSLVYDMVDDKESLPNALALNSSMVNLSRLIGPGLAGIVLEKFGQDICFGLNAVSFIAVIGSLLVMKLPAYTKKVHAKNVIGELKEGFQYIKQTPSIAFVLVMLALISLTVLPFSTLIPVYAKDIFKGTASTFGVIDSVIGLGAFCGAIFLASLKAGRNLKKILAINTLIFGAGLVLFSHSTYYPLALVFAMICGFGMMSQITISNTLIQTTVDPNMRGRVISFYAMAFFGMQPLGGLLIGAVSERIGTPNTVLIQGMIALLIGGLHFRFLRLRESRHKEILA from the coding sequence ATGAATATAAATACCTTTAGCGCTTTTAAAAGTCATAATTACAGACTGTATTTTAGCGGACAATCCGTCTCTCTTATAGGAACATGGATGCAAAAGACTGCGGTAAGTTGGGTGATTTATTCTGAAACGCATTCCAAATTTATGCTCGGTCTTACCTTATTTGCCAGTTTGTTCCCATCTTTCATTTTTTCTTTTCTTGGAGGTGTAGTAGCCGATCGCTATAACCGGTATAAGGTATTGCTCATTACACAGATCGCATCTATGATACAAGCGGTATTAATGACCGTTTTGATTTTTTTTAGGCATTATTCAGTTTGGGAGATTATTGCATTAAGCGCGTTGTTGGGATTAATCAACGCATTTGATGTGCCGGCCAGACAATCCTTAGTTTATGATATGGTCGATGATAAGGAAAGTTTACCTAATGCATTGGCCTTAAATTCTTCCATGGTTAATCTATCGAGGTTGATCGGTCCCGGATTAGCGGGCATTGTACTTGAAAAATTTGGGCAGGACATCTGCTTTGGTTTAAATGCAGTAAGCTTTATCGCAGTTATTGGATCATTGCTTGTGATGAAATTACCAGCTTACACAAAAAAAGTACATGCAAAAAATGTAATAGGCGAGCTAAAGGAAGGTTTTCAATACATTAAGCAAACCCCATCTATCGCATTTGTTCTAGTTATGCTAGCGTTAATTAGTTTGACAGTTTTGCCTTTTAGTACATTGATACCGGTATATGCAAAAGATATTTTTAAGGGTACAGCATCAACTTTTGGGGTGATAGATAGTGTAATTGGTTTAGGTGCTTTTTGCGGGGCCATTTTTCTTGCCTCCCTGAAGGCAGGAAGAAATCTAAAGAAAATATTGGCGATCAATACGCTTATATTTGGAGCAGGACTCGTTTTGTTTTCGCATAGCACTTATTATCCATTAGCCTTGGTATTTGCGATGATATGTGGTTTTGGAATGATGTCGCAAATAACCATTAGTAATACTTTAATCCAAACCACAGTTGACCCGAATATGCGGGGAAGGGTAATCAGCTTTTATGCAATGGCCTTTTTTGGCATGCAGCCACTGGGTGGTTTACTAATTGGAGCTGTTTCGGAACGGATAGGTACTCCAAATACCGTTTTGATACAGGGAATGATTGCACTATTGATTGGTGGTTTGCATTTTCGATTCCTGCGACTAAGGGAATCAAGACATAAGGAAATTCTTGCCTAG
- a CDS encoding HIT domain-containing protein gives MASIFSKIVSGEIPAHIVAETTEFLAFLDVNPLVMGHVLVIPKKEIDYIFDMDEESYFGLTLFAKIVATGLKEAFPCKKVGVAVIGLEVPHVHIHLIPMNHVSDMNFSKEKLKPSQEELAEAAAKIKAAL, from the coding sequence ATGGCAAGTATCTTTTCAAAAATTGTAAGCGGTGAAATTCCGGCGCATATTGTTGCTGAAACCACCGAATTTCTGGCTTTTCTGGATGTTAATCCACTGGTGATGGGGCATGTATTGGTGATCCCTAAAAAGGAGATCGATTACATTTTTGATATGGATGAAGAAAGTTATTTCGGATTAACGCTGTTCGCTAAAATAGTAGCTACAGGATTAAAAGAGGCTTTCCCATGTAAAAAGGTTGGCGTTGCAGTGATCGGATTAGAAGTGCCGCATGTGCACATTCACTTAATCCCGATGAACCACGTGAGCGATATGAATTTCAGTAAGGAGAAGCTAAAGCCAAGCCAGGAAGAGCTGGCAGAAGCAGCAGCAAAAATAAAGGCAGCATTATAA
- the greA gene encoding transcription elongation factor GreA, which translates to MTEVTYYTQDGLDKLKEELQYLKTTGRQLISKAIAEARDKGDLSENAEYDAAKEAQGLHEAKISKLETTLSTARLIDESKLDTSKVLALSIVKIKNVKNGATMSYQLVAESEADLKTGKISVKSPIAKGLLGKSVGDTTEIEVPAGKMEFEILEISR; encoded by the coding sequence ATGACAGAGGTAACGTATTATACCCAAGATGGTTTAGATAAACTGAAAGAAGAGTTACAGTATTTAAAAACTACTGGAAGGCAATTGATCTCAAAGGCAATTGCTGAAGCAAGAGATAAAGGTGATCTTTCTGAGAATGCGGAGTATGATGCAGCTAAGGAAGCCCAGGGTTTGCATGAAGCAAAGATCTCTAAGTTAGAGACCACACTTTCAACTGCCAGGCTGATTGATGAGTCTAAATTGGATACTTCCAAGGTGCTTGCACTTTCTATCGTAAAGATCAAGAACGTTAAAAACGGTGCAACGATGTCTTATCAGTTGGTAGCAGAATCAGAAGCCGACCTTAAAACCGGTAAGATTTCTGTTAAATCGCCAATTGCTAAAGGGCTATTGGGCAAATCTGTAGGTGATACCACTGAAATTGAGGTGCCTGCAGGAAAAATGGAATTCGAAATATTAGAGATCAGCAGATAA
- a CDS encoding 2-hydroxyacid dehydrogenase, whose protein sequence is MKGKILIVDDLHPAFKENATAFGYEVHDQPLITRAETLAIIADYDGIAVRTKFQIDKELMDAARNLKFIARAGAGLDNIDEALAKQRNIVLLNAPEGNMDAVGEHATGLLLSLMNNFRNADIEVRNGIWDREGNRGYELKGRTVGIIGYGFMGKSFARKLSGFEVNVIAYDKYKTGFSDEYAKEVSMEEIVKQSDVLSLHIPLTAETRQLVDDEYLLHFRKPIFFINTARGEIVNTKAVLSAIKNNKIIGAGLDVLEVEKFPALEAQDWFNDLKSSGKVILTPHVGGWTFESYRKISEVLAEKLRAF, encoded by the coding sequence ATGAAAGGAAAAATATTAATTGTTGACGACCTGCATCCTGCATTTAAAGAAAATGCAACTGCATTCGGTTATGAAGTGCATGATCAACCTTTGATCACCAGAGCCGAAACACTGGCCATTATTGCCGACTACGATGGTATTGCTGTACGTACAAAATTTCAGATCGATAAAGAATTGATGGATGCAGCTCGGAACCTTAAATTTATAGCAAGAGCAGGAGCCGGACTGGATAATATTGATGAAGCTTTAGCAAAGCAAAGAAATATAGTGCTGCTAAATGCCCCTGAAGGAAATATGGATGCCGTTGGCGAACATGCTACAGGCTTGCTGTTAAGCTTGATGAATAATTTCCGAAATGCTGACATAGAAGTGCGGAATGGAATATGGGACAGAGAAGGTAACCGTGGTTATGAGCTTAAGGGACGTACAGTTGGCATTATCGGGTATGGCTTTATGGGCAAGAGCTTTGCCAGGAAGCTTTCCGGATTTGAGGTGAATGTAATCGCTTACGATAAATATAAAACAGGCTTTAGCGATGAATATGCAAAGGAAGTAAGTATGGAAGAGATTGTAAAGCAAAGCGATGTGCTGAGTCTTCATATACCACTTACTGCCGAAACCAGGCAGCTAGTTGATGACGAGTATTTGCTTCATTTCCGTAAACCTATTTTTTTTATCAATACAGCCAGGGGAGAAATAGTTAATACCAAAGCTGTTTTATCGGCCATTAAAAATAACAAAATCATTGGAGCCGGATTGGATGTGCTTGAAGTAGAGAAGTTTCCGGCTTTAGAAGCTCAGGATTGGTTTAACGATCTTAAATCGTCAGGAAAAGTGATCTTAACACCTCATGTTGGTGGCTGGACATTTGAGTCCTACCGTAAGATATCTGAAGTACTGGCCGAAAAGCTGCGCGCTTTTTAG
- the rsmA gene encoding 16S rRNA (adenine(1518)-N(6)/adenine(1519)-N(6))-dimethyltransferase RsmA, with protein MSLVKAKKHLGQHFLTDKNIAAKIVNGLVHTDKYKQVLEVGPGMGILSDLLLERTDIETFLIDIDVESYHFLQKKYPQLGNRLINGDFLALNLSEIFKEKYAIIGNFPYNISSQILFKILENRENVVEMVGMFQKEVAERCASKSGTKDYGILSVLIQAYYDIEYLFTVKPGTFNPPPKVNSGVIRLSRNNVETLPCDEKLFWRTVKAGFNQRRKTLRNALSGVIPKDKMDTHLFFDKRAEQLSVADFIELTSHLSELSK; from the coding sequence ATGAGTTTGGTGAAGGCAAAAAAACATTTAGGGCAACATTTTTTGACGGATAAAAATATCGCAGCAAAAATTGTAAACGGCCTTGTTCATACTGATAAATACAAGCAGGTGCTTGAAGTTGGACCTGGAATGGGCATCCTATCTGATTTGTTGTTAGAGCGTACAGATATCGAAACCTTTTTGATCGACATTGATGTAGAATCCTATCATTTTTTGCAAAAAAAATATCCGCAATTGGGCAACAGGCTTATCAATGGAGATTTTCTTGCGCTTAACCTTTCCGAAATATTTAAAGAGAAATATGCCATTATAGGCAACTTCCCTTATAACATATCTTCACAAATCCTGTTTAAGATACTTGAAAATAGGGAAAATGTTGTGGAAATGGTGGGGATGTTCCAAAAAGAAGTAGCAGAACGTTGTGCTTCAAAATCAGGAACAAAAGATTATGGGATACTAAGTGTACTGATTCAGGCTTATTATGATATAGAGTATTTGTTTACCGTTAAACCAGGCACATTTAATCCACCGCCGAAAGTAAATTCGGGTGTAATCAGATTGAGCAGGAATAATGTGGAAACCCTTCCTTGTGATGAGAAATTATTTTGGCGTACCGTAAAGGCCGGGTTCAATCAAAGGAGAAAAACCTTGAGAAATGCACTTTCGGGTGTGATTCCTAAAGATAAGATGGATACCCATCTATTTTTTGATAAACGGGCAGAGCAGTTAAGCGTAGCCGATTTTATTGAGCTAACGTCGCACTTGTCGGAGCTTTCAAAATAA
- the pdxA gene encoding 4-hydroxythreonine-4-phosphate dehydrogenase PdxA, which translates to MSNKIKIGISIGDINGIGLEVILKTLSNNSILDYCTPIVYGHTKVASYHRKALGLTDFAFNVINDPASANPKKANLINCWEEDVKIDLGVSNETGGKYALLSLQKATDALIKGEIDALVTAPINKHNIQSETFQFPGHTEYLQEQSNSSDVLMFMISEDIRVGVVTGHIPVKDIAHSVTKEKIVKKLVLMNESLKKDFWIEKPKIAVLGLNPHAGDNGLLGKEEEHVIIPAIQEAFDKGVICFGPYPADGFFGNGSYKQFDAVLAMYHDQGLIPFKTIAFGTGVNFSAGLKIVRTSPDHGTGYDIAGKNLADPSSFIEAVFAATHIVKNRREQEALLSNQLRTGGKVIETAADMKDDAN; encoded by the coding sequence ATGAGCAATAAAATTAAAATTGGGATAAGTATTGGCGATATCAACGGGATTGGATTAGAAGTAATCTTAAAAACTTTATCGAACAATAGTATTCTTGACTACTGCACTCCAATAGTTTACGGGCATACGAAAGTTGCTTCTTATCATAGAAAAGCATTAGGACTAACAGATTTTGCCTTTAATGTAATCAACGACCCTGCTTCGGCTAATCCGAAAAAGGCAAACCTGATCAATTGCTGGGAAGAAGATGTAAAGATAGATTTAGGTGTTTCTAATGAAACAGGTGGAAAATACGCCTTATTATCACTTCAAAAAGCCACAGATGCTTTGATCAAAGGTGAGATTGACGCTTTGGTTACTGCGCCAATTAACAAACATAACATCCAGTCGGAAACTTTTCAATTCCCCGGACATACAGAATACTTACAGGAACAGAGCAACAGTTCAGATGTATTGATGTTTATGATTAGTGAGGATATTCGGGTTGGGGTAGTAACAGGCCATATTCCCGTGAAAGACATTGCGCACAGCGTTACCAAAGAAAAAATTGTTAAAAAACTAGTGCTGATGAATGAGAGTCTTAAAAAGGATTTCTGGATTGAAAAACCAAAAATTGCAGTATTGGGATTAAACCCACATGCCGGCGACAATGGTTTGTTAGGCAAGGAGGAAGAACACGTCATCATCCCAGCCATTCAAGAGGCCTTTGATAAAGGTGTGATCTGCTTTGGACCATATCCGGCGGATGGTTTCTTTGGAAATGGTAGCTACAAGCAATTTGATGCTGTATTGGCTATGTATCACGATCAGGGTTTGATCCCTTTTAAAACTATTGCTTTTGGCACGGGTGTAAACTTCTCTGCTGGTTTAAAGATCGTACGCACTTCACCGGATCATGGCACTGGATATGATATTGCAGGGAAAAATCTGGCAGATCCTTCTTCATTTATTGAAGCAGTGTTTGCCGCTACACATATTGTGAAAAACAGGAGAGAACAAGAGGCTTTATTAAGCAATCAATTAAGAACCGGGGGAAAAGTTATTGAAACTGCCGCAGATATGAAAGATGACGCGAATTAA
- a CDS encoding DUF177 domain-containing protein has product MKPLKQFSIPFTGLKIGKHQFDFEIDNSFFDAFEYSLVKKGNLKAEVELDKQETMLLLQFRIKGTIVLDCDKCLAEFEAPISIQERQIVKFAEDELESDDLEIIVLSKKESELDVSELIYEFIMVSVPYIKICEENGNGQKCDQEMIARLKSLTVGSQEEREEQSDDPRWAALKKLK; this is encoded by the coding sequence TTGAAACCATTAAAACAATTTTCAATCCCATTTACAGGCTTAAAAATTGGCAAGCATCAGTTTGATTTTGAGATTGATAACAGCTTTTTTGATGCTTTTGAATACTCTTTAGTAAAAAAAGGAAACTTAAAAGCAGAAGTTGAACTTGATAAACAAGAGACCATGCTATTGCTGCAGTTCCGCATAAAAGGAACGATAGTATTAGATTGCGACAAATGTTTAGCTGAGTTTGAGGCACCGATAAGTATACAGGAAAGGCAGATTGTAAAATTTGCTGAAGATGAATTAGAAAGCGATGATCTGGAGATCATTGTCTTGAGTAAAAAAGAGAGTGAGCTAGATGTCTCGGAACTGATTTACGAATTCATTATGGTTTCGGTACCTTATATTAAGATTTGTGAAGAAAATGGCAATGGCCAGAAATGCGATCAGGAAATGATCGCAAGACTGAAAAGTTTAACCGTAGGCTCACAGGAAGAAAGAGAAGAACAAAGTGATGACCCGAGGTGGGCCGCACTAAAGAAATTAAAATAA